ACACTCGCACCGGTGGAAGTCGCACTCCTCCACCAGACGAAACAGACATTATGCACCGAGCATATCTGGCTCGAGCTGCCATCAGGGACACCAGTCATCGCGCGACAAGCAGTACTACAAACGCCCTCAACAGACAACGAAACGCCGAAAATTCAGGCGTATGCTACATCTCTCATTGTATCACAAAACCTGCCAAAAGGCATTTTGGACGGACTGGAATCAGATCCTGCGGGATTGGGAGGAATACTGCAAAACAGCGGACTGGAAACCCGCCGTGAATTGTTGTGGTGCTGCTGTGAAACCGCACGGGATTTGCCGGAGACCATCGCGCACCTCGAAGGAAAACCTCTTCTCAGCCGCACCTACAGGGTATTCGCCAATAAAAAGCCAATCATGCTGATCACTGAGAAATTTCCGCTTAGAGAGGAAGCGCACTGATAATCCGGCGCATATGGATGGACTTGTTGAGCACGTAAAAGTGAATACCCGGCACGCCCTGTTCGAGCAATTCGGTTGCCTGCTCGATGCACTGATCTACCCCAATTTTCATCGCCTTGTCTTCATCATCCACAGCCCCCTTGAGTTGATCCTGCAAATCCCCCGGAATCTCAGCCCCACACAAAGACGCGATGCGCTGTATCTGTCCCGCCGCGAGAATCGGCATCAACCCCGGAACAACAGGTGCTGTGATATTGG
This region of Gemmatimonadota bacterium genomic DNA includes:
- a CDS encoding chorismate pyruvate-lyase family protein, which gives rise to MKTDSIFNSTTFVDTHVKNIFIAQAERPAMSREINIARLTPFQRALIVTDGTVTRLIEAYTLAPVEVALLHQTKQTLCTEHIWLELPSGTPVIARQAVLQTPSTDNETPKIQAYATSLIVSQNLPKGILDGLESDPAGLGGILQNSGLETRRELLWCCCETARDLPETIAHLEGKPLLSRTYRVFANKKPIMLITEKFPLREEAH